A window from Setaria italica strain Yugu1 chromosome VIII, Setaria_italica_v2.0, whole genome shotgun sequence encodes these proteins:
- the LOC101779437 gene encoding cysteine-rich receptor-like protein kinase 10 isoform X1 encodes MADPVAGVEKIVKLGLAIKEAVDTVRHNEEECREIRKRVLRFSAILSQLQQTGLMNDSPALSGALEDLEESLQHALELVMACQERSTVRRLISAGELSKQLRRVKDDILNKVMLASFAINAHTTILLLTIQAGGHPLLRQQEVTGVTEASHNRYSTNYARVFDGHGTSELNGGRNNVLAGSRVPLLPPFREYELSELRAATNNFAYDKIIGRGGHSTVYKGVLNDGNEVSIKTFLESPDLSWARSYDIHLLVSKLQNKNIVKILGHVAHEEVQTFSSGVWFFKWKEHRVIKNEYFWVEEYMPNGSLDNIIHEPQFHWSSLFRIIEGIAQGMHCLHEQGIIHMDMKPSNVLLDSDMNPKIIDFGISEVLNDNQITRENVSDIILRNGSDDTYTNFRGTMGYVAPEYLAEGIVSKKNDVYAFGITLIQIVGRIRWFKPPELYPFDEWAWRAWESGGIEELFDPALFDESQLMEIKRCVEVGLLCAQEDPANRPNMEDVVQMLCGLKELPTPKKPQYMLETKWFDWILDSPSALSDVSLSPR; translated from the exons ATGGCTGATCCGGTGGCCGGCGTGGAGAAGATCGTCAAGCTTGGGCTGGCGATCAAGGAGGCGGTCGACACGGTTCGCCACAACGAGGAGGAGTGCCGCGAGATCAGGAAGCGGGTGCTCAGATTCAGCGCCATCCTGTCGCAGCTGCAGCAAACAGGTTTGATGAATGATAGCCCGGCGCTGAGCGGCGCGCTGGAGGATCTGGAGGAGAGCCTCCAGCACGCCCTCGAGCTCGTCATGGCCTGCCAGGAGAGGAGCACCGTCCGCCGCCTCATCTCAGCAGGGGAGCTGTCCAAGCAGCTGCGCCGGGTGAAGGATGACATCCTGAACAAAGTGATGCTGGCGTCCTTCGCTATCAATGCCCACACCACCATTTTGTTGCTCACTATCCAGGCTGGTGGCCATCCTCTGCTCCGGCAGCAAGAG GTTACAGGAGTGACGGAGGCATCACATAACAGGTATTCAACTAACTATGCCAG AGTTTTTGATGGACATGGCACATCTGAATTGAATGGTGGGAGGAACAACGTACTAGCAGGAAGCAGAGTGCCCTTATTACCAC CCTTCAGAGAGTACGAGTTATCTGAGTTGAGGGCCGCTACAAACAACTTTGCTTACGACAAGATCATTGGACGCGGTGGTCATTCTACTGTCTACAAG GGTGTCTTAAATGATGGAAATGAGGTGTCCATCAAGACATTTTTGGAGTCACCTGACTTGAGCTGGGCGCGCTCTTATGATATTCATCTACTTGTTTCAAAGCTTCAGAACAAAAATATAGTGAAAATTTTGGGACACGTCGCCCATGAAGAAGTCCAAACTTTTTCATCGGGGGTGTGGTTTTTTAAATGGAAAGAACATCGAGTCataaaaaatgaatatttttgGGTGGAAGAATACATGCCGAATGGAAGCTTGGACAATATTATCCATG AACCTCAATTTCATTGGTCCTCTCTTTTCCGGATAATTGAAGGTATAGCCCAGGGCATGCATTGCCTACATGAACAAGGCATTATCCACATGGACATGAAACCAAGCAATGTCCTCTTGGATTCTGATATGAATCCTAAGATTATTGATTTTGGAATATCTGAAGTGTTGAATGACAATCAGATCACCCGTGAAAATGTGTCGGATATTATTTTACGCAATGGGAGTGATGACACCTATACGAATTTTAGAGGGACCAT GGGATATGTAGCTCCAGAATATCTTGCAGAAGGTATTGTGTCAAAGAAGAACGATGTTTACGCTTTTGGCATCACCCTCATTCAGATTGTTGGTAGAATCCGATGGTTTAAACCACCTGAGCTATACCCTTTCGATGAATGG GCTTGGAGGGCTTGGGAAAGTGGAGGGATTGAGGAGTTATTTGATCCGGCGCTGTTTGATGAGTCTCAGCtaatggagatcaagaggtgcGTGGAGGTAGGGCTGCTGTGCGCTCAGGAAGATCCAGCAAACCGCCCCAACATGGAAGATGTTGTTCAGATGCTATGTGGTCTGAAAGAGTTACCGACACCAAAGAAACCACAGTACATGCTGGAGACAAAATGGTTTGATTGGATCCTTGATTCACCGTCTGCCTTGTCAGATGTATCGTTGAGCCCCAGATGA
- the LOC101779437 gene encoding cysteine-rich receptor-like protein kinase 10 isoform X2, producing the protein MADPVAGVEKIVKLGLAIKEAVDTVRHNEEECREIRKRVLRFSAILSQLQQTGLMNDSPALSGALEDLEESLQHALELVMACQERSTVRRLISAGELSKQLRRVKDDILNKVMLASFAINAHTTILLLTIQAGGHPLLRQQEVTGVTEASHNRVFDGHGTSELNGGRNNVLAGSRVPLLPPFREYELSELRAATNNFAYDKIIGRGGHSTVYKGVLNDGNEVSIKTFLESPDLSWARSYDIHLLVSKLQNKNIVKILGHVAHEEVQTFSSGVWFFKWKEHRVIKNEYFWVEEYMPNGSLDNIIHEPQFHWSSLFRIIEGIAQGMHCLHEQGIIHMDMKPSNVLLDSDMNPKIIDFGISEVLNDNQITRENVSDIILRNGSDDTYTNFRGTMGYVAPEYLAEGIVSKKNDVYAFGITLIQIVGRIRWFKPPELYPFDEWAWRAWESGGIEELFDPALFDESQLMEIKRCVEVGLLCAQEDPANRPNMEDVVQMLCGLKELPTPKKPQYMLETKWFDWILDSPSALSDVSLSPR; encoded by the exons ATGGCTGATCCGGTGGCCGGCGTGGAGAAGATCGTCAAGCTTGGGCTGGCGATCAAGGAGGCGGTCGACACGGTTCGCCACAACGAGGAGGAGTGCCGCGAGATCAGGAAGCGGGTGCTCAGATTCAGCGCCATCCTGTCGCAGCTGCAGCAAACAGGTTTGATGAATGATAGCCCGGCGCTGAGCGGCGCGCTGGAGGATCTGGAGGAGAGCCTCCAGCACGCCCTCGAGCTCGTCATGGCCTGCCAGGAGAGGAGCACCGTCCGCCGCCTCATCTCAGCAGGGGAGCTGTCCAAGCAGCTGCGCCGGGTGAAGGATGACATCCTGAACAAAGTGATGCTGGCGTCCTTCGCTATCAATGCCCACACCACCATTTTGTTGCTCACTATCCAGGCTGGTGGCCATCCTCTGCTCCGGCAGCAAGAG GTTACAGGAGTGACGGAGGCATCACATAACAG AGTTTTTGATGGACATGGCACATCTGAATTGAATGGTGGGAGGAACAACGTACTAGCAGGAAGCAGAGTGCCCTTATTACCAC CCTTCAGAGAGTACGAGTTATCTGAGTTGAGGGCCGCTACAAACAACTTTGCTTACGACAAGATCATTGGACGCGGTGGTCATTCTACTGTCTACAAG GGTGTCTTAAATGATGGAAATGAGGTGTCCATCAAGACATTTTTGGAGTCACCTGACTTGAGCTGGGCGCGCTCTTATGATATTCATCTACTTGTTTCAAAGCTTCAGAACAAAAATATAGTGAAAATTTTGGGACACGTCGCCCATGAAGAAGTCCAAACTTTTTCATCGGGGGTGTGGTTTTTTAAATGGAAAGAACATCGAGTCataaaaaatgaatatttttgGGTGGAAGAATACATGCCGAATGGAAGCTTGGACAATATTATCCATG AACCTCAATTTCATTGGTCCTCTCTTTTCCGGATAATTGAAGGTATAGCCCAGGGCATGCATTGCCTACATGAACAAGGCATTATCCACATGGACATGAAACCAAGCAATGTCCTCTTGGATTCTGATATGAATCCTAAGATTATTGATTTTGGAATATCTGAAGTGTTGAATGACAATCAGATCACCCGTGAAAATGTGTCGGATATTATTTTACGCAATGGGAGTGATGACACCTATACGAATTTTAGAGGGACCAT GGGATATGTAGCTCCAGAATATCTTGCAGAAGGTATTGTGTCAAAGAAGAACGATGTTTACGCTTTTGGCATCACCCTCATTCAGATTGTTGGTAGAATCCGATGGTTTAAACCACCTGAGCTATACCCTTTCGATGAATGG GCTTGGAGGGCTTGGGAAAGTGGAGGGATTGAGGAGTTATTTGATCCGGCGCTGTTTGATGAGTCTCAGCtaatggagatcaagaggtgcGTGGAGGTAGGGCTGCTGTGCGCTCAGGAAGATCCAGCAAACCGCCCCAACATGGAAGATGTTGTTCAGATGCTATGTGGTCTGAAAGAGTTACCGACACCAAAGAAACCACAGTACATGCTGGAGACAAAATGGTTTGATTGGATCCTTGATTCACCGTCTGCCTTGTCAGATGTATCGTTGAGCCCCAGATGA